The Setaria viridis chromosome 6, Setaria_viridis_v4.0, whole genome shotgun sequence genome includes the window GTTAACAAGTGTTCTGCATGGTCGTCGAAGGAACGTAATGGTCAATATTCAGTAAGATCGGCTTATCGCCTACTAGCCCAAGACCAACAACAAGAGGAGTTGAATAATATGAGTTGCTCATCGCAGAAAAATTGGGAACTAATTTGGAAGCTCCATGTGCCACCCAAAGTAAAGGTGTTCTGGTGGCGGGTAATTCAGGAATTCCTTCCTACGCATCAGATTCTGAAGTGTAGGCTTGGACTGACGATCCGTGCCGACTTCCGCGGAGGCTGCACGGCGAGGCGGTGGCCGGACCGAGTCACAGGAACGCCACGAGCTTGCCGCCGTCGCAGCATGCGGcgccgcgggcgagcgcggctgTTCGTCTCGCTGCTCCGTCTGGCAACCCCCCTCAGCAGCCTGCCGATGTTCGATCCGGCGGCCACCGGCGACAGGCTCCGGCAACGACGTCAGCGGCGAGCAAGAACCCGGCGCGAACACCCGTGCAGCTGACCCAGTCAACACGCCCGAGCGCCAGAGAAAATTTTTGTGAGAAGGCGTTCCGAAATGGGATTCTGACACCACCACGCCGCGATGGGACTGAGGCGTGCGTCGCGGCTCCCGAGCACTGTTCACGCCGCGCGGCGCAGCACTGTGCACCTGTCAACGCTACAGTGTACGCCGGCAAAGCTGCAATGCGGGTCACGGGCACGCCGCGCCTGGGTGCCCGGAACAAGGAGAGGACCCAATGAAGCTCGAAGCTTCCTGTACGCTGCCATCCACCCAGGATTCCAGGGAGTGTGATGATGCGCGTGATACTTGTGCTTATCCACCCATCCTACTGCCTCTGCGAACCTACCAGCGAAGGCCCAGAATTAGCGCAGAGCGACAGTCGCCTGCGTTCACGCCTACTGAGCCGTTGCGCCCCGCCGAAACACAGGGCGAGCCGTTGCCACCTTCGCCAGCGAATGGCTCCGTGTTGGACGGACTACAGCTTCAAACTTGCCTCAGCGACAGCACCTCTCCGCCTTCTGAAACACCAGCAGCAGCTTGCGAACCTGGGTGCCCAGAATCACCGCCAGCAAAAACTAGCCTCCCGGCCGAAGGTTTGCCGGACGCGCTACAGTCGCTAAGCGTTCGCGAATCTGAAACTACCCCGCTAACTGATGCACAAGAAACCGCTGCTGAATCTGATCCCGATAACACAGCTGCGCCTGGTGCAGGTGCGCCGGTCACACCGACCACCAACCGGCGAGCCGGGGAACGAGGAGTATCCCAACAGCCAACATCACCGTCATCACAACAGCAGAGTTGACAGTGGCAAAAGAAAAGGCAGCTGTGTTCCTGGACTCTGTCCGGCTGGCATTTCAAATGCCACTCGCCTCCAGATCGACCTTGTGCTGCAGCAACACCTGCCCCGTCGACAGCAACTAGAAGGAGTGGCCAGCTGGCAAAACAGGCTCTCAACATTGCAATTAGACCCTCCAAAAAGGGTGAGGTTCTAGCTATGAGAGCTGGGGATAATTCCCTCTGACGGCGACATTGAACATGCGAGAAACTTTGATAAATTCATTGCAACAACCATGCAGCCGGCTCATTTTGCAGCTTTGCGCAATGTTTTTCTGGCGGCCAGAGAATTGACTGACAACGATCTCTTGCTGGTCGCTGGACAAGCTGCCGGCGCCTGGCGGCCAACGCCGGGAGCATCATCACCATGGGTTGCTGTCCAGCTTCATGCAAGCTACAAATCAGAATGCACGATGCCGAAGAGATGTTCTGCGTGATGTCACGCGTGATGCTAGAGCCACTATACCATTGAAAGTGAAATTCTTCATCTAGCTGGCAATTAAGGAACGGTTGTGGACGGTTGATAGAAGGCACTGACATGGCCTAAAAGGAAATGCGGAGTGTTCATTCTGTGATCAGGAGTAGCAGCACATTTGCTAACTGCTTGTCCTTATGCAAAGGAGGTTTTGCACATCACCACCAGGCTGCCTGAAACCTCCCTAACGGATTGCTGGTTACTTAATTGGCGACCCACCAGCAGATCACTGAGAAAAGGGATGGACTCCGTGTTTATGTTGATCTCCTGGACAATTTGGAAGCCACGGAATGATAGAGTTTTTGCAAGAGCTCCAAACAGAACTCCAGTGCAACAGGCTGAAATAGTCCGAGAAGAAGCTGCTGTCCGGTGCGCGGCAGGTGCCAAACTTTTAGCGCTGTTCCAATGGTCGCAACAGCAGCAGGACACCACTGATGCAACGGTTGTCTAGTGGGTTTTTGTTTGTCTCCCCCGTGTGTAATTGGAGGTCATTACTTTGCCATGTAAGCTAAAATTACCTCTCAAATTGTGTGTGTGAGCCCGGTAGGCCCATGTTGCAAAATTTGTTTTTCCCTCtttttaatacaaagatacgtaGCTCTCTTGCGTATACTTGAAAAAAGAGTAATGAAGCTCGTGTACTGATTCTGCCATTCCGGTTCGAGAACTTCTGAAATGTCCCCCACCAGCACTACAAAAATATTAGACTCTGCCAGCGCTGCAACAATATTACAGACTTTCATCATGTCTAGGCGTTTTCCTGGATATTTCAGCCCATTCGGTACCTGAACGCTCCATGGCTACTCAGAACGCTCATTGCATTTGCCATTTGACAACATCAAAGTCCGTTTACACTACTGGCCAAGATGCAAGTCCCATTATACACCAACACTTACGTTTTTCTGCACGAGCACACCACAGCAGCACTATGAAAAAAAAGACCCCAAGGCATCAGTTCTCTTCTTTTCATGGGTGAAAGGGGAAAAGCGTACTGTATAGCCAGTGGACAACATATTGGACAATAGTTCGCCAACACATTTCTCACGTCACTGTTCACGAATAAATAGACAGATAATAAAAAAGGGCTAGTCAGGCAGGCAAATTTGCATGTCACGTAGACAGTATCAGGTCTATCCAGACTTTAGAGGTCACCAAATATTAAAAAACACCATGTCCAAACATTAACTGAGGCCTCTAAACGAGTACCAGGTCCAAACATTAAAGAAACATAGTCCAAAATGACACAAAAGCAGGTACATGACTCCAGCTGCTGCATTGAATCACGCCTCCTGCTGTGGTGATGATACCATAGGAATTGTTCCCAGCTCAATGACCACTTCTAGTTTCTGAAATTTCAGAACGTACACATGTAAGAGAGAGTGATAGCATATTCCATTTGTTATATAATGGGAAGAATTTCCAGCATCCGCATAACATAGGTACAAAGAACATAGCTCGGTACAAAGAACAATGATATAGCAAGTGCAAAACATTACCTGACTTCAATAGAGTTCCCCATCATTCAAATCTCCTGAAGTTTTGCATTTGTGAAGCTCATATTGCAGCGTTACAAGTGCCAtaggccatctcacaagagctGCAAGCTCAGACCCCTGTGCTGTATATGATACTCCTAATTTGTAAGCATCCATTCTATGAGCTACTCTGTTTCGTAAATAATCTGTGAATAACTTCCCCTCACTGTATTCCATGGCCTTCTGACCTTGGATATTTTTCTTGGCATATTGTGGCTTCTTGGAGTTGTATATTCTCGCCAGCAAATCATTCGTCCGGACAAGTGTTCGCCAATCAATTTTATACTTCATGCGCCCCATCACACACATGATCTGATACACTTGAGGTACTGATAGGACCTTCAGATGCTCATGCATCCTCATGTACATGCCTCCCCTATCGGACAAAGACCAAAGAGAAGCATGGACACGGAAAAGAGATCGTTTATCAAACTCATTCTCCATCAAGTCAAGCAGGTGCTCGATATCATCCGGAATGGGTCCAGCCTTAGAAAATGCATCATGGATGATTTTCTTCGCACACTTGTAATTTGCCTTAAGCTGTAAAAGGTCCAGTTTCCGGCGCTCCACGTTGTATAACACAGACATTTTATCTCTGAACCGGATGTTTTGTTCACTGAAAGTGCCCAAGCATTCATTGTTTTGCTCAAGCACCCAGAGGTTCTGAAGAAGTGACTGGGCAAATATTCTACCGTCTTCGGTAGCCACCTGTCCTGAaaatctccctctctcaccaGGTATATGACTACATGTTCCACTAGAACGTAGCCTTCCATTACCGGCAGCTATACTCATCTGAATATTAGAATTCAGGTATTCAAAGAAGGGGATTGATCCATCATCTGTGTATTCACCTTGCTGATCCTTGTAGTAATCATACCTTATGAAAGGCAGTGCTGCAAAGAGTGAAGGAATTAGTGCTGAGCTAAATGTCATTTAAGTTTGTGCAAGAAAATTCGAAAACAAATTACCTTTGAGCATAACTTTTCTTTCCACGATCTGCAGAGAACTGGTGGCTGCCTCATAAGTGCCGAACTGAATTGTGTGATCCATGATCAGAGGATTGGCTCTTTCGAATAAGCTGCATGCACGCCATGATAACTCAGAAATGTGTGCCAATTCACAGTTACAAGGTACAACAGTTTCAGTTATCTCATAATGAAAATGGAGAATCCAGGCAAATGTGATAGACAAATCTTAAAGCAATTTACAATTTTAGAGGTATCTATGCTGAGCAAGAGTGCTCAGAACTCAGAAGCTATGAAAGTGCAAGCTACATAACTTTCGCCTGCTTTTGTCCCCACTCCCCAATAATCCCAGCCTGGAACTGCTGTAAAACTCTTTTGTTTGCTTTCAATATAAAACAAGACTATTTTTTCCTACATAAGAAACATTAGtgtgatactccctccgtcccaaattactattcattttggcttttctaggtacatgatttttgctacgtatctagacatcgtatatctaggtgcatagcaaaagctatggaAGTAGAAAAGCCAAatcgaatagtaatttgggacgtaTGGAGTAACTGATAACTAGTGGAACACAAGATCTAGATATCACAGCAAACAACTGCAATTCAATTTACACTCAAATAATCCATGGATGCATAAAACTTGGGATACATCAAGTGTGAACATCTTCAACTCCTTACACTGTAGTATCACATCCTCAATTCGTCAAAATCATTAGCACTTAGAacataaactcaattctatCCTCACATTAGAATTAGCACACACTATCAAAATAATAGGTCAACAAGTGATTTAGCACACGTGCAGTTCAACGTCCACATAAGCAGCAAAAGTAGAAGTATAAGATATTAATTGAAACGGGATAGTTCAAGAACATTCCAATAATACGACGCCGAGGTGATTGCGGCAAGGAGTATAGAAGAAGCGAAGATACCTCCGCGTACCGTTAGCGTGGTTGCGTGGCACCGAACGTAGAGAGAGGTgcgcggaggacggcggcgcggtccCGGTCGCCGGATTCGCGatgccgagcggcggcggcggcggcggcggcggcggcggcggcggcggcggctcgagcaAGAAGAAGCGGACGGCGCGGTCGTCGGAACGCCAGGCGGCGACAGTGGAGACGCCCAGGAGGACGGTGGCTAGCCCCCTCAACCACCGGgctccctccgccgccctcctcgcAGAATCGCCCGATCGCCGTCGAACCCTAGGACACTAGGGTTTTTCTTCGGCGTGCGAGTGGGGAGAAGTGGGTTTTTCTTCTGGCGGCGTGCGAGTGGGGGAGAAGTGGGTTTTTCTTCTGGCGGCGTGCGAGTGGGGGAGAAGTGAAGGTTTGGGCCCTTTACGGTTGGCTTATGTGGTTGGTGACCGGAAATTTTATCCATCGCCCGACTAGCACCGGTCATGTGGGATGTTGACGCGAATTagaacataatttttattacaaaactaattataaaGACGGAGTCTAATTACTGAGATGAAtctttaagcctaattaatccatcattagcaaatggttagaGATTCATCTCGCtcgggttctgcaattagttttataattagctcatatttagtcctaattagtatccgaacatccgatatgacactgctaaaatttaacgCGTAGTATCCAAACCCCCATCTACTAGGAATTTAGCCCTGTTAATTGGGTTGGGTTTATTAGTTTTAATGGTTTGGTTTAT containing:
- the LOC117860070 gene encoding uncharacterized protein, which encodes MDHTIQFGTYEAATSSLQIVERKVMLKALPFIRYDYYKDQQGEYTDDGSIPFFEYLNSNIQMSIAAGNGRLRSSGTCSHIPGERGRFSGQVATEDGRIFAQSLLQNLWVLEQNNECLGTFSEQNIRFRDKMSVLYNVERRKLDLLQLKANYKCAKKIIHDAFSKAGPIPDDIEHLLDLMENEFDKRSLFRVHASLWSLSDRGGMYMRMHEHLKVLSVPQVYQIMCVMGRMKYKIDWRTLVRTNDLLARIYNSKKPQYAKKNIQGQKAMEYSEGKLFTDYLRNRVAHRMDAYKLGVSYTAQGSELAALVRWPMALVTLQYELHKCKTSGDLNDGELY